ATGTTAGCGAGAAACTCATGAGAAGCTACAGCGTTAGCGCAAGGAAGTCTTGTGATGGCATGTTTCATGGTGCTTCTATTGCTGATGGCTTCCAAGGTGGAAGAAGCTCTTGTGATGGTCTGTTTCATGGCTCTGTTACTGGCGTTGAGactgtaagaagaagaagaagctcgtGCGATGATGGATTCTTTCATAGCATTGAAGGCAAGCGGAATCATCTTCTTCAGAGAGATGCTAAGCTTGGGAGTTACTCGCCAGATAACCTCAGAAACAGTATGGTTAGATTCTACTTGACGCCAGTAAAGAGCCACACAACAAGCAACTCTGGGAAAAGTAGGCTGATTCATTAGTCTGATCTgtgatgtattatattaaatattgtgTTGTAATTAGCCATCCATTACCATGTATGTTACTTATTATCTGTATTGTTCTGTATATATATGAAGTAAGATCTTATGCCCATCTTGTTCCGTCTCCCCTTTCCTTCCACTTTTTAAGGTCTCAAGAGTTCAATACAGATGTGGTTGTGTTGGGTCTGATCAATACAACAGTTCCTAGGCTAATAAAAACAATAGTTTCAATCTCATGGTATTGAATACGAGTGCATAAAGCATCAAGTTATATTCCAGAGGGTATACGCCAAAAAGATGAATCAAGCCGACAACAGCTACTTCCCAAGAGTTAAAACATCAATGGCACCGTAGAACACAGATGAGCCATATAAAGTTTTGTACTTTCCTCTAATAGAGATACTTGTACCAATAGTTCAACCTACACACAGCCTAATTTACACAAATTTATTGTATCACAACTCTTTGTGTACCTTACTCAAGATCATACCCTTTCTCTTGAAGCTCAGTCATAACCTCATTCCTCATCCTCAGCCACAGTTTCTGAGCCTCTTTGtcaaacttcttcttctccatctctttctgGTAATTATCACCTTCGCCTTCGGACTCAACAACCCCTTTAGGCCCAATAGCCGTCCCGATCATCCCTCCCTTTGCAACAAAATCCTCCATGGCCTCTGTATCACCTGGATAAGGAAACTCACGCCGCTCATACAAATGAGCcaactctctctcctcctttggTCTCGGCTTCAGCGTCCACCACCCTAAAGGAGACGTTTCGTTGTATAACCACGCCATGCCGAAGATTGTGTAGGTGCATAGCAATGCTTTCCCCACTTGTTTCCAAAAGAACATATCATCACGCCCTAATCCAACCTTCTTCAGGTACTTGTTTGCATCCATTGCCTTCAATGCCTCTACTCctgtcacacacacacacacacacacaaaacaaccaatcagaataaaaaaaaatgaggtTACATGATT
The window above is part of the Brassica napus cultivar Da-Ae chromosome C3, Da-Ae, whole genome shotgun sequence genome. Proteins encoded here:
- the LOC125584180 gene encoding uncharacterized protein LOC125584180; the protein is MVRKQFQQAKTGVEALKAMDANKYLKKVGLGRDDMFFWKQVGKALLCTYTIFGMAWLYNETSPLGWWTLKPRPKEERELAHLYERREFPYPGDTEAMEDFVAKGGMIGTAIGPKGVVESEGEGDNYQKEMEKKKFDKEAQKLWLRMRNEVMTELQEKGYDLE